The DNA segment TggttgatttaatttaattttgacaatGTTATTTTTATATCGAGAGAGGTGTTTTCAAGGAAAAAAATGATGTTGACATTTCAATTGAAGTAGTTAACAATGTCAATTATTTTGATTGATGAGCTAATGAGGTTATACAAGTAAATGAGTTAATGCtcttttttatacaatgtttaaaattttttatagttcttatttaacctttaaatagaagaataatgtATTTCAGCACACTCAAACTGACATTCTACTATAATTGATGACAACATCAATACTAATCGAATAAAGATTCAATCGTGGATGACTACTCTATAACAAAGAATAAAGGGAGAACATGACATAAGTTGAGGAACATAAGGTGGTGGGATGACGTCACTTGCTTTTTTACCCTGCATATGAAAtagacaataaaaaattaaaaaagacaaaaagtgATGCAAACATTTCGTTCAACTTTAATTCACTGTTTTTTAGTGTTTAAATTCAATCCAATTGAACCCAGCAACGACATTAAGGGAGCCACGTCATCCATGACTCAATCTCACCATATGAACTAAAACCACCTTTTCTTTAAGCATTGGACTACAACTAAACATCTTAGTTTTGTTTAACATTATGGGTAAATTGCACtcaaagtcactaaactattaataaatttatattttaattattcaattttaaaatattataaaataatcattgaactatttgaaaatttttattcaagttaTTAAACTgttagatttattattttttttaaaaaaagtttaatcaATGAACATTAAGCAACAATTCAATTACCAATACGATAAATCAATATTCATAGACGAGTAAGAAAACGTATCCTAAATCCAAATTGATTTGACTCTCAATGTCAAAAATCATTGAAGAAAACTATTTGCATTTTAATTCCTAGTTTCGTGATGTTTAAAGTAATTtcatgaaaagaaaaaacaaaactaTATATGAAAATAGGAagaagaattttttattattgagTGATGTGAATTGAGAGGGCTATACAACATTAATTTTAACAGCCTAatgacttaattaaaaaaaatttaaataattcaataactttttataattttttaaaattaagtgactaaaatataaatttattaatagtttagtgacatcGAGTGTAATCAGGCAATGTTTCTCTGTCAAAAAAATGTGTGTTTCCTAATAATCAAATGTAAGACTAAACACACGGTTACACACCTAAAAGTTTCGGACAAAAAAAAGTGCaccattgtttttttctttcattcttgggCTACAGGTTTCTAGTTGGTAGTAAAGATAGGTTCTATGGGCTTAAAAGCTGCCACTTTACGGCCGACCAGCCACCACGTGCAGCCCGTTTTCAAGGTCAAAGTTGCTAAGTATTCGGCATGATCATCGATCTTCAGATATCGAGTCTCTAAATCGGATTCAGTCCTTCAAAAATATTCattgaaagaaagaagaaacgCCTTTGTAAATTGACAAAAGCTATGGTGTCAGAAACCGGAGGCGACCGATGTGCATATTTAAGACCATGAAAGTTCACAAAACCAATCATTACCAGGGATGTATTCTGGCCGAGTCCTAATACTGCCAAAGCTCAAGCTCGACTAGAAATTCAAAGTTTGATACTCAGCTCAAGATCAATCAAACATTTGTTTTTTAAGCTCGAGATATAATTGAACTACTCGAGTTCGAGCTCAATTAAACTCGTTTACCAATTTTTATACTCAAGCTCGAGCTTGGCTTGATAATTAAACttaaggttaataatatatattaagggcaataatgtaatttaataatataaaaatatgaaagcttgataaGACTTGGGAGCCTTTCAAGTCAAGTGTTACTAAGCTCGAATTCAACTTGATTGATAGCTCAAGCTCGACATTTACACCCCTAATCATTACAAAACAATCTCCTAAAATATCAACTTAAGCTTAACCAATGGTGTTCATGCTAATATATTAAAGACTAGTGATGGTACCTGTCTCTTACAGGGCAGCTTACTGGTCCTATCTTTCGAGGACAACCCATAGTCCTAAAACTCAACTACAACATCAAAATGAATACAGGGAGGACTATTGTTatctaaaaacaaaaaagaacaaGCATCCATGACACCGAACTATATGTCCCCGAAAGCGTAACGAAATTTTAAACCAAGAAGAAACTACAACACCGATAATGACATAGCCCAAAGAGTTAACCAGAATACTTCTTAAGTGATAACAAGAAGCTAGGAACCTGaaattcaagaaaatcaagatggTGAACATCCTTTAGATTCTAATACCGCAAAGAGTCGTAAGTTGAAAAGCCCCAAATCTTTTAACCTATGCCCTCGAAAAGAAACTAATATTCACATAACTATAAGTTATATATGTTGACACGAACCAAGAAATGAGGAAAGACGgaaggtaaaagtaccatggaggccgctgtactaggagtcaaattgtattttactccctctactaaaaaaatggacaaattagtccttatacattggatcaaagaataaactaatcatttaaattaaacaattcaTCAATTTATACTGTTAAAAACCAACCTAGATGACAGACCAAAATGGAACCATCAAGTCAATAAAAAGCAaccaaaatattttgaaaattgataTAACTCGCTAACATGAAGCACACAATGAGGAAAGATTGAACCATAAAACCAAAAAAAGCAACCAAAACATTTTGAAGATCAATAAAACTCACTAACACGAACCAAGCAATGAAAGCTCGAATGTAGGAAGATGGAACCGTAATTCCAATAAAAAAACAACAGAAACATTTCGAAATCGATATAACTTGCTACAACGAACCAACCAATGAAAACTTGTATATAGGAAGATGGAACCATAAAGCCAATAAAAAGCAACCAAAACATTTTGAAAATCAATATAACTTGCTAACATGAACCAAGCAATGACAACTCAAATGTAGGAAGATGGAACCGTAATGCCAATAAAAAACAACCAAAAGATTTCCAAAATCGATATAACTTGCTAACACGAACCAAGCAATGAAAACTTGAATGTAGGAAGATGGAACGTAATGccaataaaaaaaaaacagaaacatTTCGAAATCGATATAACTTGCTACCACAAACCAAGCAATGAAAACTCGAATGTAGGAAGATGGAACCATAATGCCAATAAAAAAACAACCAAAACATTTTGAAATCAATATGACTTGCTAATACGAACCAAGCAATGAAAAGTTGAATGTAGGAAGATGGAACCATAATGccaataaaagaaacagaaacatttCAAAATTGATATAACTTGCTAACATGAACCAAGCAATGAAAACTCGAATGTAGGAAGATAGGACCATAATGCCAATAAAAGAACAACTATGACTTGCTAACACAAACCAAGGAATGAGGAAGATCGAACCATAAAGCCAATAAAAAGTAACCTGAACATTTTGAAAATTGACATAACTTGCTAGCACGAACCAAGCAAAGAAAACTCAAAAGTAGGCCGTTTTAATGCTGCAAACAATCAATTGCATCAAAAGGTTGGTGCCTTCTAACAGTTATTCAAAGACAACCTCATTTCAGTGGGAGCTTAGACCCATATAAGTCACATTTTAAAGCATCAAAAGAGTACAGCAGCAATACAAATGCCTTGCAATGAACAACATGAAATCAAAGACAGCAATGAAGATTATTCAAATTTTCCTAAAAACATAAAAGTGAATAGACGagaatagaaaaagagagaaatGGCTAGTTTTTGAGTCCACGTTTTTGGTACTGAGCGACCTCGCCATCATTAGGGAAAAATCCCATGAGTCGACCCGCTGAGTTCTGGTACGCGTACATAAATCCACCCATTAACCCAATCAACCCTCCTGTCACCATTGAAGGCCCTTTTAATCCTGGTTTTATCCCTGCatcaaccaagaaaaaaaaaggttgaaactTTGAACCAAAAACCCTTTTTTCCCCcaattaaatcaaattcaaatgctaatagatcaaaaaagaaaagaccCACATGCATTTCAATGTTACAAGATTAGAAAAAAAGGTTACCGGAGAGGTAGCCGACGGTGACTGAAACGCCGGTAATGGTAGTGAAACGGAGGTAATCGAGGGTGTTGAAATTGCCAACGACTTTGGTGAAAGGAGGGTTTCGATCTATAACTGGGTACTCTGGTTTGGCCGAAGCTGTTATGTCTGTATTCATCTTTGATGTTcggtttttttctttgttttccctATTGCAGGCGCTGTTAGTACACTCGATTGGGAAAAATAAATAGAAGAACAGAACAGAACGCCTCTGGTCGGAATTTGTTTTTGATTCTTCAGATTTGGGCCAATCCAAAAACCATGTTATAAAATGGATTTATTTTCTGTTTAGTGGTGATTGGTTTTGGGCTTTCACATTTGTGCATGTAAAGAGCAAAGCCTGTTTATGTGGACTGAAAAActaagtaattttatattttagtcattaaacttaaaaagttacaaaatagttattatatcatttaaaattttcatttaagttattgaattataaaaattattgttataTAGCTTTTTCTATTTACACTACCTTCGTCAATCGAAAACTCTCCTTTTTATTCTCTTCTACAGCTTAGTTTTAATTCAAACAATTTCTTCTCTGATCTTTGATATTGACAGTtaaatcaacttggatctaaaatataattttctactcattgatggatactaattcaCTATACTGATCGTTGAATCATCAAGGATCACTTTGCTGGTATCTATGAACAAGCAGGAATAGTCGAGTGTTTAATGGCTGAAGCTTTGATTAGGAGAGTATTCTTGATAGAGGCATGCGATTAGCATCGAGTATTATTGAGGCCCAGGTGGAGATGTGGCCGGTCGTCAAGCAAATCGTTGGCAGGCAACCTACGTTGATTTGATGGGAATGACTGCCCTTAGGCTTGCTAAAGCTAAACACCGATGGCGCGAGAAATGCTTCTTCGAGGGTCACTATTGCGGTTTGTGTGTTTTGCAACCATGAAGGGAGGTGGGTACAAGGTTTTGCGCACAATGGGGGCTAGTGCTGTGGGGAGTTCAGCCCTTAAATAAAtctaattgtaaaattattttttaaatttattttattttatttttaatagttttcttaattcattattttagtaaattcttAGTATTGtctcatttttcttaaaattattcAAACAATATTTCTATAAATGTTACTCAAATACCTAACTTTTTTGGTAAATGTACTTGAGAGATCCTTCTATTATAGGGATCGGATCAAATTAGTCCAtgcattattaaaaaatattaaataaagtcaaattggaatagaattaacatttaattttaaaaaatattatttactatctaacaatgttaatattttaagattttatggttctgtaaataaaatttttgtttgaaattgaatcgctattaaaaaaaaaaagaattttcaaGGTATTTTTCTATACAATAAATGTTAACTTCACTACAAATTggacttattttttttaatagtacaagaattaaattgatctgtttaataatataaagattaatttgatCTTTTTTTATAATACAGGGACTTTCCAGGAAATTTAACctaaatgtttttcttttagttcataataaaataataaaaaaagaggtCCCTAATACACACACGCCTTTGCTTGCTGCTTCCCTCCGGTGATAGTTACCGCCTTTGACCTAAGAAACTATTTCAAGCTCCTTTAATCTTTCTCTCCTCTGAAAAGAAGCTTATTATCGAATCAAAGTAAATTCGTAGCTTTAATTATCGATTTTCGAATTGAATTTTGGGCGTTGCGTAATAGTAGCTGAGAACTTAGAACGATGTCGGAGAAGTTCTCGCCGACTCTCAGAATCGGAGATCTCAGTGATTTCATAGCACCGTCTCAAGCCTGCGTCGTTTCTCTCAAAGGACTCAAAGCGACCCCTAAGAAACCTGAACCTCAGGTACTTACACCTTTACTCAATAACTTtcctcaattttgattttttttttgtgattttttttttgtgattttttccaATTTTGATTCGGAATTGCATGCAatagttattattatatttttttttgtaacttGGTCCTGTTTTAGCTTGGTGATGTTTTATAATCGCATAGGCTTAATTCtactaatttatcaaattatttagCAGTAGAAGGGAATGAATTTTCgttatttttggttaaatttttctTATTTGAAATGCTTTGCTGAAGGTTTTAGCTGGTAAGAGTCAGCAAACTGAACCAGTAAAAATTTCACTCAAGGATTGCTTGGCATGTAGGTAATATGTTTCTCTATCTTCGATCTATCCTTCTTGTCTTTAAAATTGCTTATCTTgtccatttgaggaaattttcctGTTTATTAAGGGTATAATTTTAAGGTAATTATCAGAATGGTTGAATGTTGAATGACTAGTTTATGACTTTCAATTGTTCCTTGCGATGTTGTAGTGGGTGCATAACCTCAGCGGAGACTGTGATGCTTGAGAAGCAAAGCTTAGATGAATTCCTTTCCAATATTAATAAAGGGAAAGCTGTAATTGTATCCCTGTCTCCACAGTCAAGGGCCTCCCTTGCTGCTCACTTTGGCATCCCTCCACTAAAGGTATGATGTAAATTTAGAAACCTAACCTAAAACACTTTGATCGTGGCATTCTATCCCCTATCTGTAATTCCTTCCGACTAAATATGTGATTCCCAACATATGATATTGCATTATTCTGTTTGAAGTACTTCAAATGTTGCCTAAATGTTATTTAAGTTGAATGTTTCTAATTATGGAAGTTCTTTTCTCATATTTCAGGTTTTCAAGAAACTCACAACTTTTTTAAAGTCTTTGGGAGTAAAGGCTGTTTTTGATACTTGCTGTATTAGAGACTTAACATTGATTGAAACTTGTCATGAATTCATTGCTCGATATAAACAAGGCCAAGCAACTGATGACGAGAAAAGCAAATCCTCACTCCCGATGCTGTCCTCATCATGTCCAGGTATACATCttttctagcaataatttaattgTATTGCCTCTTCCTAAAACCCCAAAATGCTTATGCACAGATGGTTTGGACTTGTGTATTATATATGGAGTAGACTATGGCAGGGATGTCATAGTAATTTATAGAATTCCAGTGACCAAAAGTGGTTTTCTTGTGTGTCTTTCTCTAATTTCAGGGTGGATATGCTATGCGGAAAAACAACTAGGATCCTATATTTTACCATACATATCCTCAGTCAAGAGTCCTCAGCAATCAATGGGAGCTGCTATTAAGCATCATCTATGTCAAACAATGGGTTTCAGGTAGTCTTGTCTGTTCAACTTTTATTCATCAGACTTGTGATTTCTTTTGGTCATGATCATGCTATTAACAACACTTCTGCTAGCAGAGACAACTTAAAACTTGTTATGTACTCTAGTAATGATATTTGGCTTTTAAGTTTCAGATGAATTGCGCGAGTAGCAATtctcttataatttaatttagaaaacTAAAATCTTGCTAAATTCCGTAATTTCCAATGAATTACAGCATACTGTTTACAACTAAAAAGCCTTCCACACTTCTAATGCTAGTGGAGAAACTTGAAAGTAAATGAAGATTGAAGGTCATAACCGTAACAAAATCATATTCATTTGACATTCTAAGTACTTCCATATTAATGAGTATAATTAAAGGATTGTTCTAATTGCTTTCCTTTTAACAATGTGGGTTGTAGAACATCACTCCACTcccttttatcttttttatttactATTCAAGTGCTACAAAAAGTTAGCTTTTTATCTATGGACTGACATTTCAGGAATGCCAATCTTCAGTTGGTATCTGATAAAAATTTCTAATCTTATATCTTGATACTATCCAAATATTAGAGGAAATAGAGAATGCTGAAAGCTTTATATTATTCTTAATGCTTGAATTACCAGATAATTCATTTTACTTGATAGGCCGGAGGAGATTTACCATGTAACTGTGATGCCATGTTATGATAAGAAGCTTGAGGCTGCCAGGGAGGACTTTGTTTTTCAAGCAGAATCTAATGATGAAAGCCATGCAGATCAAGGTGTTTGTATTCCAGAGGTTGACTCTGTCTTGACCTCTGGAGAAGTATTAGATTTGATACAGGTGAAGTCAAGGTTGCACATTATCTTAATTTGACATTTTAATGTAACAATTTTATGTTAATTACCTTATGGCTTTAtgtaatcatttttaatttatttggtcAATTTATGCAGTTGAAAGAAGTTGATTTTGATGCCTTGGAAGAGTCACCTATAGATAGAATGTAAGTACCACAATTATCCTCCCTAAAGAGATCCTCTATTGCCACCTTGTTGTTACATACAAACGAAAATTATTATCGTTCCACAGGTTGGCAAATCTTGATGAGCAAGGACATCTTTATGGTGTCTCAGGAGGCTCTGGAGGTTATGCAGAAACTGTCTTCCGGTATGCTGCAAAAGTTCTCTTTGGAAGAGAAATTGATGGCCCTTTGGACTTCAGAATTATAAGAAATTCTGATTTCCGAGAATTGAGTCTAGAAGTAAGTTTGCTTTTTAATTTGATAGCATTTTCTTTTAGCATGGTTTTGTTAACTAAACTCAAATGGCTCAAATGGTCATGGTACCAACTTCAACCctacatttatttctttttctcctttattATCCTGACAGTCAAATATGTAGGTGGAGGGGAAAACCGTGCTGAAATTCGCCCTATGTTATGGCTTCCAAAACCTGCAAAACATTGTCAGGAAAGTTAAAACAAGGAAATGTGATTATCAGTTTGTGGAAGTCATGGCATGCCCTTCAGGTTTCTGTTTCGTTATATCCTTTTATCTTTTTGGATGTCGAATTGGGTTTTTGAAACATTCACTTGTAACTTCTTATAAGATGGTGAAAATTCCGGTTTAGCATAACAGTTCGGTATGTTAATACATGCAGGTTGCTTAAATGGGGGAGGGCAAATCAAGCCAAAGCCAGGACAATCTCCAAAGGAGTTAATTAAATCATTAGAAGCCATTTACATGGAAAACG comes from the Gossypium hirsutum isolate 1008001.06 chromosome A06, Gossypium_hirsutum_v2.1, whole genome shotgun sequence genome and includes:
- the LOC107960158 gene encoding NADH-ubiquinone oxidoreductase 20.9 kDa subunit; this translates as MNTDITASAKPEYPVIDRNPPFTKVVGNFNTLDYLRFTTITGVSVTVGYLSGIKPGLKGPSMVTGGLIGLMGGFMYAYQNSAGRLMGFFPNDGEVAQYQKRGLKN
- the LOC107960157 gene encoding protein NAR1 translates to MSEKFSPTLRIGDLSDFIAPSQACVVSLKGLKATPKKPEPQVLAGKSQQTEPVKISLKDCLACSGCITSAETVMLEKQSLDEFLSNINKGKAVIVSLSPQSRASLAAHFGIPPLKVFKKLTTFLKSLGVKAVFDTCCIRDLTLIETCHEFIARYKQGQATDDEKSKSSLPMLSSSCPGWICYAEKQLGSYILPYISSVKSPQQSMGAAIKHHLCQTMGFRPEEIYHVTVMPCYDKKLEAAREDFVFQAESNDESHADQGVCIPEVDSVLTSGEVLDLIQLKEVDFDALEESPIDRMLANLDEQGHLYGVSGGSGGYAETVFRYAAKVLFGREIDGPLDFRIIRNSDFRELSLEVEGKTVLKFALCYGFQNLQNIVRKVKTRKCDYQFVEVMACPSGCLNGGGQIKPKPGQSPKELIKSLEAIYMENVLEADPFKNPLVKRLYDEWLGHPGSEKAKRHMHTGYHPVVKSVTAQLHNW